GAAGGCACCGGCTGCGACCTCTACGCCAGCACCAAAAGAGACCGCAACTACGGCTCCAGTACAGACGGCATCCCCGGCGCAAACCACGGCAACACCAGCCGCTGGAGGGAAGACCGCAGGTAATGTTGGTTCGTTGAAATCGGCACCGTCCAGCCATTACACTCTGCAGCTGAGCAGTTCCTCTAACTACGACAACCTGAACGGTTGGGCGAAGAAAGAGAATCTGAAAAACTACGTTGTCTATGAAACGACGCGTAATGGTCAGCCGTGGTATGTCCTGGTTTCTGGCGTGTACGCTTCGAAAGAAGAGGCGAAAAAAGCGGTATCTACATTGCCAGCAGATGTCCAGGCCAAAAACCCGTGGGCGAAACCGCTGCGTCAGGTACAGGCCGATCTGAAGTAATCAAGGTTATCTCCCGCAATGGTTTATCATCGCGGGAGTTGCCTGAAGCGCTGGATGCTGTCGGAGCTTTCTCCACAGCCGGAGAAGGTGTAATTAGTTAGTCAGCATGAAGAAAAATCGCGCTTTTTTGAAGTGGGCAGGGGGCAAGTATCCCCTGCTTGATGATATTAAACGGCATTTGCCCAAGGGCGAATGTCTGGTTGAGCCTTTTGTAGGTGCCGGGTCGGTGTTTCTCAACACCGACTTTTCTCGTTATATCCTTGCCGATATCAATAGCGACCTGATCAGTCTCTATAACATTGTGAAGATGCGTACTGATGAGTACGTACAGGCCGCACGCGAGCTGTTTGTTCCCGAAACAAATTGCGCCGAGGTTTACTATCAGTTCCGCGAAGAGTTCAACAAAAGCCAGGATCCGTTCCGTCGGGCGGTACTGTTTTTATATTTGAACCGCTACGGTTACAACGGCCTGTGTCGTTACAATCTGCGCGGTGAGTTTAACGTGCCGTTTGGCCGCTACAAAAAACCCTATTTCCCGGAAGCAGAGTTGTATCACTTCGCTGAAAAAGCGCAGAATGCCTTTTTCTATTGTGAGTCTTACGCCGATAGCATGGCGCGCGCAGATGATGCATCCGTCGTCTATTGCGATCCGCCTTATGCGCCGCTGTCTGCGACCGCCAACTTTACGGCGTATCACACAAACAGTTTTACGCTTGAACAACAAGCGCATCTGGCGGAGATCGCCGAAGGTCTGGTTGAGCGCCATATTCCAGTGCTGATCTCCAATCACGATACGATGTTAACGCGTGAGTGGTATCAGCGCGCAAAATTGCATGTCGTCAAAGTTCGACGCAGTATAAGCAGCAACGGCGGCACACGTAAAAAGGTGGACGAACTGCTGGCTTTGTACAAACCAGGAGTCGTTTCACCCGCGAAAAAATAATTCTCAAGGAGAAGCGGATGAAACAGTATTTGATTGCCCCCTCAATTCTGTCGGCTGATTTTGCCCGCCTGGGTGAAGATACCGCAAAAGCCCTGGCAGCTGGCGCTGATGTCGTGCATTTTGACGTCATGGATAACCACTATGTTCCCAATCTGACGATTGGGCCGATGGTGCTGAAATCTCTGCGTAATTATGGCATTACTGCCCCTATTGATGTGCATCTGATGGTGAAACCGGTCGATCGCATTGTGCCAGATTTCGCTGCCGCTGGTGCCAGCATCATAACTTTTCATCCAGAAGCCTCCGAGCATGTTGACCGCACGCTGCAACTGATTAAAGAAAATGGCTGTAAAGCGGGGCTGGTATTTAACCCGGCGACACCGCTGAGCTATCTGGATTACGTGATGGATAAGCTGGATGTGATCCTACTGATGTCCGTCAACCCTGGTTTCGGCGGTCAGTCTTTCATTCCTCAAACACTGGATAAACTGCGCGAAGTACGTCGTCGTATCGACGAGTCTGGCTTCGACATTCGACTGGAAGTGGACGGCGGCGTGAAGGTGAACAACATTGGCGAAATCGCTGCGGCAGGTGCCGATATGTTCGTCGCTGGTTCGGCCATTTTCGATCAGCCAGACTACAAAAAGGTCATTGATGAAATGCGCAGTGAACTGGCAAAGGTAAGTCATGAATAAGTTTGAAGATATTCGCGGCGTCGCTTTTGATCTCGATGGTACGCTGGTCGACAGTGCTCCTGGTCTGGCTGCTGCGGTAGATATGGCGCTGTATGCGCTGGAGTTGCCCGTCGCAGGTGAAGAGCGTGTTATTACCTGGATTGGTAATGGCGCAGATGTTCTGATGGAGCGTGCATTGACCTGGGCGCGTCAGGAACGTGCGACTCTGCGTAAAACAATGGGTAAACCGCCCGTTGATGACGACATTCCGGCAGAAGAACAGGTACGTATTCTGCGTAAACTGTTTGATCGCTACTATGGCGAGGTTGCCGAAGAGGGGACGTTTTTGTTCCCGCACGTTGCCGATACGCTGGGCGCATTGCAGGCAAAAGGCCTGCCGCTAGGTCTGGTCACCAACAAACCGACGCCGTTCGTCGCGCCACTGCTCGAAGCCTTAGATATCGCAAAATACTTTAGCGTGGTCATTGGCGGCGATGATGTGCAAAACAAAAAACCGCATCCGGACCCACTGTTACTGGTGGCTGAGCGGATGGGCATTGCCCCACAACAGATGCTGTTTGTTGGCGACTCACGCAATGATATTCAGGCAGCAAAAGCGGCAGGTTGCCCTTCTGTTGGTTTAACCTATGGATATAACTACGGCGAGGCTATCGATCTTAGCCAGCCTGATGTAATTTATCAGTCTATCAATGACCTTCTGCCCGCACTAGGGCTTCCGCATAGCGAAAATCAGGAATCGAAAAATGACTAAGCCCATCGTTTTTAGTGGCGCACAGCCCTCAGGTGAATTGACCATTGGTAACTACATGGGTGCGCTGCGTCAGTGGGTAAACATGCAGGATGACTACCATTGCATTTACTGTATCGTTGACCAACACGCGATCACCGTGCGCCAGGATGCACAGAAGCTGCGTAAAGCGACGCTGGATACGCTGGCCTTGTATCTGGCTTGTGGTATCGATCCTGAGAAAAGCACCATTTTTGTTCAGTCCCACGTGCCGGAACATGCGCAGTTAGGCTGGGCACTGAACTGCTATACCTACTTCGGCGAACTGAGCCGTATGACCCAGTTTAAAGATAAATCTGCGCGTTATGCCGAGAACATCAACGCGGGTCTGTTTGACTATCCGGTGCTGATGGCGGCGGATATCCTACTGTATCAAACCAACCTGGTGCCGGTGGGTGAAGACCAGAAACAGCACCTGGAACTGAGCCGCGATATCGCCCAGCGTTTCAACGCGCTGTATGGCGATATTTTTAAAGTACCGGAGCCGTTTATTCCGAAATCTGGCGCGCGCGTAATGTCTCTGCTGGAGCCGACCAAGAAGATGTCCAAGTCTGACGATAACCGCAATAACGTTATCGGCCTGCTGGAAGATCCGAAATCGGTAGTTAAGAAAATCAAACGCGCGGTCACTGACTCCGACGAGCCGCCGGTAGTTCGTTACGACGTGCAGAATAAAGCGGGCGTTTCCAACCTGCTGGATATCCTTTCTGCGGTAACTGGCCAGAGCATCCCGGAACTGGAAAAACAGTTCGAAGGCAAGATGTATGGTCATCTGAAAGGCGAAGTGGCTGATGCCGTTTCTGGTATGCTGACTGAATTGCAGGAACGTTATCACCGTTTCCGCAACGACGAAGCCTTCCTGCAACAGGTGATGAAAGACGGCGCAGAAAAAGCCAGCGCACACGCTTCCCGTACGCTAAAAGCGGTGTACGAAGCGATTGGATTTGTGGCGAAGCCGTAATATCAAAACGCTCGGACAGTCCCCTCGCCCCTTTGGGGAGAGGGTTAGGGTGAGGGGAGCAGGCAAGCGCCAGTGCGAATTACCCTCTGCTCGCATTGTCGAATAAATCAATTCGTCATCACTCTGAAACCGGGGAAACCCGGTTTTTTATCCTCCTATTTGCAATAATCCGAAAAAATGTGAAGCGCCTCGCCGTTTCCACATCTCGCTGTTGCGCCTTATCTTCGAATTCCTGAATATATAAATATTCAATTTAATGAAAATTTACTATGCGTCGAACGTTTATCAAAAAAGAAGGCGTCGTCATCACGACACTGGCCCGTTATTTGTTGGGTGAAAAATGCGGTAATCGACTGAAAACCATAGATGAACTGGCAACTGAATGCCATTCATCCGTTGGCCTGACGCAGGCCGCGTTGAAAACGCTGGAATCAAGCGGTGCGATACGAATTGAACGCCGCGGGCGCA
The nucleotide sequence above comes from Escherichia coli. Encoded proteins:
- the dam gene encoding adenine-specific DNA-methyltransferase, whose product is MKKNRAFLKWAGGKYPLLDDIKRHLPKGECLVEPFVGAGSVFLNTDFSRYILADINSDLISLYNIVKMRTDEYVQAARELFVPETNCAEVYYQFREEFNKSQDPFRRAVLFLYLNRYGYNGLCRYNLRGEFNVPFGRYKKPYFPEAELYHFAEKAQNAFFYCESYADSMARADDASVVYCDPPYAPLSATANFTAYHTNSFTLEQQAHLAEIAEGLVERHIPVLISNHDTMLTREWYQRAKLHVVKVRRSISSNGGTRKKVDELLALYKPGVVSPAKK
- the rpe gene encoding ribulose-phosphate 3-epimerase; this translates as MKQYLIAPSILSADFARLGEDTAKALAAGADVVHFDVMDNHYVPNLTIGPMVLKSLRNYGITAPIDVHLMVKPVDRIVPDFAAAGASIITFHPEASEHVDRTLQLIKENGCKAGLVFNPATPLSYLDYVMDKLDVILLMSVNPGFGGQSFIPQTLDKLREVRRRIDESGFDIRLEVDGGVKVNNIGEIAAAGADMFVAGSAIFDQPDYKKVIDEMRSELAKVSHE
- the gph gene encoding phosphoglycolate phosphatase; this encodes MNKFEDIRGVAFDLDGTLVDSAPGLAAAVDMALYALELPVAGEERVITWIGNGADVLMERALTWARQERATLRKTMGKPPVDDDIPAEEQVRILRKLFDRYYGEVAEEGTFLFPHVADTLGALQAKGLPLGLVTNKPTPFVAPLLEALDIAKYFSVVIGGDDVQNKKPHPDPLLLVAERMGIAPQQMLFVGDSRNDIQAAKAAGCPSVGLTYGYNYGEAIDLSQPDVIYQSINDLLPALGLPHSENQESKND
- the trpS gene encoding tryptophan--tRNA ligase, coding for MTKPIVFSGAQPSGELTIGNYMGALRQWVNMQDDYHCIYCIVDQHAITVRQDAQKLRKATLDTLALYLACGIDPEKSTIFVQSHVPEHAQLGWALNCYTYFGELSRMTQFKDKSARYAENINAGLFDYPVLMAADILLYQTNLVPVGEDQKQHLELSRDIAQRFNALYGDIFKVPEPFIPKSGARVMSLLEPTKKMSKSDDNRNNVIGLLEDPKSVVKKIKRAVTDSDEPPVVRYDVQNKAGVSNLLDILSAVTGQSIPELEKQFEGKMYGHLKGEVADAVSGMLTELQERYHRFRNDEAFLQQVMKDGAEKASAHASRTLKAVYEAIGFVAKP